A genomic stretch from Petrimonas mucosa includes:
- a CDS encoding helix-turn-helix domain-containing protein, with protein MDYSEEKITANIVQLRKLKQLSQSAVANILQVDVATISRIERGKIALTYHALADIANMFGMSVIDLITYPEVYSRVNQPWVKVRVELELTTEEWEKFGMKDKVKNLLEQ; from the coding sequence ATGGATTATAGTGAAGAGAAAATTACTGCCAACATTGTTCAGCTGCGCAAACTGAAACAACTCTCCCAATCGGCGGTAGCCAACATCCTCCAGGTGGATGTGGCAACCATCAGCCGGATAGAGCGGGGAAAAATCGCACTCACCTACCACGCTCTTGCAGATATTGCAAATATGTTCGGCATGTCGGTAATCGACCTGATTACCTACCCCGAGGTATACTCGCGGGTGAATCAGCCCTGGGTCAAGGTCAGGGTGGAGCTGGAGCTCACTACCGAAGAGTGGGAAAAGTTTGGAATGAAGGATAAGGTGAAGAACCTTCTCGAACAGTAG
- the htpG gene encoding molecular chaperone HtpG — translation MIKEGQIGVSTGNIFPIIKKFLYSDHEIFLREVISNAVDATQKLKTLSDVGEFKGEQGDLSVRVSVDKEARTLTVSDRGIGMTAEEVENYINQIALSSANDFLDKYKESANAIIGHFGLGFYSTFMVASKVEIITKSYKDEPAVKWSCNGDPAYTMEECDKSDRGTDIILHIDEENGEFLEKGKIESLLEKYCKFLPVPIVFGKKQEWKDGKYVDTDEDKVVNDVNPLWKQKPAGLKDEDYQAFYRKLYPMSLDEPLFWIHLNVDYPFNLTGILYFPRIKNNIELQRNKIQLYCNQVFVTDSVEGIVPEFLTLLHGVIDSPDIPLNVSRSYLQSDSNVKKISNHITKKVADKLEEIFKKERTQFEEKWDSLKIFVEYGMLTEERFYDRAAKFSLLKNMEDKYFTLEEYKRVIEGSQTDKHGTLVYLYANNKEEQYTFIDAAKGKGYDVLMMDGQLDVHWMGLLEQKLEKTRFVRVDSDTVEHLIEKEEKSTVELTDKEKENLTEAVKSLVPPIAKTEFNVDFKSLGEAGRPIQITQNEFSRRMKEMSAMQPGMAFYGEMPDMYQMVVNMDHPMMRQLKQEIGEKSKEEAAAFAAGDSKLKQVVDLALLANGMLKGEALNNFIKRSVELL, via the coding sequence ATGATAAAAGAAGGACAAATTGGGGTATCAACCGGAAATATTTTCCCCATCATCAAGAAATTTCTCTACAGCGATCATGAAATTTTTCTACGCGAAGTGATCTCGAACGCGGTGGATGCAACGCAGAAACTGAAGACATTGTCGGATGTAGGCGAGTTCAAGGGAGAACAGGGCGACCTCTCGGTACGGGTCTCGGTGGACAAGGAGGCCAGGACGTTAACCGTCTCCGACCGAGGCATCGGCATGACTGCCGAAGAGGTGGAGAACTATATCAACCAGATAGCCCTCTCCTCTGCAAACGATTTTCTCGACAAGTACAAGGAGAGTGCCAACGCCATCATCGGCCACTTCGGCCTCGGTTTCTACTCCACCTTCATGGTGGCCAGCAAGGTGGAGATCATCACCAAATCCTACAAGGATGAGCCGGCCGTGAAGTGGTCGTGCAACGGCGACCCTGCCTATACGATGGAGGAGTGCGACAAGAGCGACCGCGGTACCGACATCATCCTCCATATCGACGAGGAGAACGGGGAGTTCCTGGAGAAGGGGAAGATCGAGTCGCTGCTGGAGAAGTACTGCAAGTTCCTGCCGGTGCCCATCGTCTTCGGGAAGAAGCAGGAGTGGAAGGATGGAAAGTATGTCGATACCGACGAGGATAAGGTGGTCAACGACGTGAATCCGCTCTGGAAGCAGAAGCCTGCGGGACTGAAGGATGAGGATTACCAGGCGTTCTACCGCAAGCTCTATCCGATGAGCCTCGACGAACCGCTCTTCTGGATCCACCTCAATGTGGATTATCCGTTCAACCTCACCGGGATCCTCTACTTCCCCAGGATCAAGAACAATATCGAACTGCAACGCAACAAGATACAGCTTTACTGCAACCAGGTTTTCGTGACCGACTCGGTGGAGGGGATCGTGCCGGAGTTCCTGACGCTGCTGCACGGCGTGATCGATTCGCCCGACATTCCGCTCAACGTGTCGCGCTCCTACCTGCAGAGCGACAGCAACGTGAAGAAGATCTCCAACCACATCACCAAGAAGGTGGCCGACAAGCTGGAGGAGATCTTCAAGAAGGAGCGCACCCAGTTTGAAGAGAAGTGGGATAGCCTGAAGATCTTCGTGGAGTATGGCATGCTCACCGAGGAGCGTTTTTACGACAGGGCGGCCAAGTTCTCGCTGCTCAAGAACATGGAGGATAAATATTTCACCCTGGAGGAGTACAAGAGAGTGATCGAAGGAAGCCAGACCGACAAGCACGGGACCCTGGTATACCTCTACGCCAACAACAAGGAGGAGCAGTACACCTTTATCGACGCCGCAAAAGGGAAAGGGTACGACGTGCTGATGATGGACGGACAGCTGGACGTGCACTGGATGGGACTCCTTGAGCAGAAGCTGGAGAAGACCCGGTTCGTACGGGTGGACAGCGACACGGTGGAGCACCTGATCGAGAAGGAGGAGAAGAGCACGGTGGAGCTGACCGACAAGGAGAAGGAGAACCTGACCGAAGCGGTGAAGTCGTTGGTTCCCCCCATTGCCAAGACGGAGTTCAATGTCGACTTCAAGTCGCTGGGTGAAGCGGGCAGGCCGATCCAGATCACGCAGAACGAGTTCTCCAGGAGAATGAAGGAGATGTCGGCGATGCAGCCGGGGATGGCCTTCTATGGCGAGATGCCCGACATGTACCAGATGGTGGTCAACATGGATCACCCGATGATGCGGCAACTGAAACAGGAGATCGGCGAGAAGTCGAAGGAGGAGGCTGCAGCTTTCGCGGCAGGAGATTCAAAACTGAAACAGGTGGTAGACCTGGCGCTGCTGGCCAACGGCATGCTGAAGGGAGAGGCGCTTAACAACTTCATCAAAAGAAGCGTTGAGCTGCTGTAG
- a CDS encoding MltF family protein yields MFKLCRQLLIAQLILITCACSRSTMYDFPQILERDTLTVITLNTSTSYFIYRDQEMGYHYDMIREFSDEHGLELQVVVARNVSSLVDMLRSNRGDLIAYNVPVESALKEQLLYCGPSDVSHQVLVQRAERGDTLLRDVTELIGKDIYVLRGSKYEQRMNNLNRELGGGLRLRYLDGDTLVEEDLIRMVSRGEIRYTVANGQVARLNHTYFRNIDVGLVVSFDQRTSWAVRRETPVLADSLNAWFARVNRAPHYLRLTKRYFEEAKGFHAENASTFIAMFAPGQLSPWDSYFKEYGKQFGVDWRLLASVAFHESTFDPDGRSWAGAGGLMGLMPATAASLGLSGTDLFLPEKNIRAGAQYLKRLIDTFASVGNEMEQVKLALASYNGGMGHVGDARALAEKYGANKDVWDGNVERFIQLKRLEQYYNDPVCKAGYFRGDETVNYVHDVVTLWQAYRERVK; encoded by the coding sequence ATGTTCAAACTTTGCCGGCAACTCTTGATCGCCCAGCTGATCCTCATCACCTGTGCCTGTTCCCGGAGCACCATGTACGATTTTCCTCAGATCCTCGAGAGAGATACACTCACGGTGATCACGCTCAACACCTCCACCTCCTATTTTATCTACCGCGATCAGGAGATGGGTTACCACTACGACATGATCAGGGAGTTCAGCGACGAGCATGGGTTGGAGCTGCAGGTAGTCGTGGCCCGGAATGTCTCATCGCTGGTCGACATGCTCCGTAGCAACCGGGGCGATCTGATTGCCTACAACGTGCCGGTGGAGAGTGCGCTCAAGGAGCAGCTGCTCTATTGCGGGCCGTCGGATGTCTCCCACCAGGTGCTGGTGCAACGGGCCGAACGGGGTGATACGTTGCTTCGCGACGTGACGGAGCTGATCGGCAAGGATATCTACGTGCTGCGCGGCTCCAAGTACGAGCAGCGGATGAACAACCTGAACCGGGAGCTGGGCGGGGGATTGCGTTTGCGGTATCTCGACGGCGACACGCTGGTGGAGGAGGACCTGATCCGCATGGTCTCCCGCGGTGAGATCCGCTACACCGTGGCCAACGGCCAGGTGGCCCGGCTCAACCATACCTATTTCCGGAACATCGATGTGGGACTGGTGGTCAGTTTCGATCAGCGCACCTCCTGGGCGGTACGGAGAGAGACACCTGTTCTTGCCGACTCGCTGAATGCCTGGTTCGCTCGGGTCAACCGGGCACCCCACTACCTGCGGCTGACCAAGCGCTATTTCGAGGAGGCCAAGGGTTTTCACGCCGAAAATGCCTCCACCTTTATCGCGATGTTCGCTCCCGGACAGCTCTCTCCCTGGGATAGCTACTTCAAGGAGTACGGGAAGCAGTTTGGAGTCGACTGGCGGCTGCTCGCCTCGGTCGCCTTCCATGAGTCGACCTTCGACCCCGACGGGAGGTCGTGGGCCGGTGCCGGCGGATTGATGGGACTGATGCCTGCCACCGCCGCATCGCTGGGTCTGTCGGGCACCGACCTCTTTCTGCCGGAGAAGAATATCCGTGCGGGGGCTCAATACCTGAAACGGCTGATCGACACCTTTGCCTCCGTCGGGAACGAGATGGAGCAGGTGAAGCTGGCGCTGGCATCCTACAACGGAGGGATGGGGCATGTAGGCGATGCCCGCGCGCTGGCGGAGAAGTATGGCGCCAATAAAGATGTATGGGACGGGAATGTGGAGCGGTTTATCCAGCTGAAGCGGCTGGAGCAGTACTACAACGATCCCGTCTGCAAGGCTGGCTATTTCAGGGGCGACGAGACTGTGAACTACGTGCACGACGTGGTCACGCTCTGGCAGGCTTATCGGGAGAGGGTGAAGTGA
- a CDS encoding SusC/RagA family TonB-linked outer membrane protein, whose protein sequence is MKKYILLIVCTVIGTWSIFAQQKTVEVTGTIVDEKGEPLIGATVVVKEKPGLGVASDIDGNYKIKMEAFQYLVFSYLGYETQEHLVKDENTVLNIIMQESKATALDEVTVTGVGPQKKVTVTGAITTVEVGTLKTPVSSLTNALAGNVAGVMAMQRSGQPGSNTSEFWIRGISTFGGSSSALILVDGFERSMDELNIEDIESFSVLKDASATAIYGSRGANGVILINTKRGSEGKVEVNVKSEYTWTTRTKTPRFVDGLTYASMANEARTTRNQKAVYNDYELMMIADQLDPDIYPNVNWMDLLLKDGAPTYRASISAKGGGSKARYYLSGSFLDEGGMYNVDKTMKEYNTNANYQRYNYRLNMDMNITTSTLIQVGIGGALEKSNHAGTTSDNIWYSIFGYNPISTPVYYTNGYVPVIQQEESEMLERRYNPWIAATQTGYSEIWQNTINSNITLDQKLDFITEGLKFIGRFGYDTYNYNYIQRRKNPEMWRAERQRDTNGNIVFNRMVPERLLAQYSSASGDRKEFIEAEVSYGRTFDAHNVGSVLKYTQDNYVNTSSIGGDIMAGIARRHQGLAGNFSYGYMNRYLLNYNFGYNGSENFAKGHQFGFFPSYSAAWNVAEEPFVQERIDWLGMLKIRYSYGEVGTDNSTSRFPYLADFGNYSRSTPAGSEEIGYNWGDLNSPFRYPGLTYTRVSSNNVTWEIAKKHDLGLDLYLWGDKFGLTVDYFNERRDGIYMVRSYLPDMVGIQGQNPSANIGSVKNNGFDGNFKLDHKIGEVSMQVRGNFTYSRNEITEADELVNRYPYLRRTGFRVDQAKGLIALGLFKDYEDIRNSPRQDFGNAMDVMPGDIKYKDINGDGIVNDDDVVPIGATTRPNLIYGFGVSANWHGFDFNVHMQGAGKSHFFINGFTVYPFINGEWGNILADMAEGNRWILGVNEDPNADYPRLSYGGNANNYRPSTYWLRDGSYLRLKTLEVGYTLPKALTTRWYMERVRFHFIGQNLLTFSKFKLWDPEMGSSNGMKYPLGKTVTFGFTVNI, encoded by the coding sequence ATGAAAAAATATATCCTACTTATTGTATGTACCGTGATCGGCACCTGGAGCATCTTTGCCCAGCAAAAAACTGTAGAGGTTACCGGTACCATCGTCGATGAGAAGGGTGAACCACTGATCGGTGCAACGGTTGTGGTCAAGGAGAAACCCGGTTTGGGTGTGGCTTCCGACATCGACGGAAATTATAAAATCAAGATGGAAGCTTTCCAGTACCTTGTGTTTTCCTATCTCGGCTATGAAACTCAGGAACACCTGGTCAAGGATGAAAACACCGTATTGAATATAATCATGCAGGAATCGAAGGCCACTGCCCTCGATGAGGTGACCGTTACCGGTGTGGGACCGCAGAAGAAGGTGACCGTGACGGGTGCGATCACCACCGTGGAGGTGGGGACCCTGAAAACGCCCGTTTCGAGTCTGACCAACGCGCTGGCCGGTAACGTGGCCGGTGTTATGGCCATGCAGCGGTCAGGACAGCCCGGTTCCAACACCTCCGAGTTCTGGATCCGCGGTATCTCCACCTTCGGTGGCAGCTCCAGCGCGCTTATCCTGGTCGATGGGTTTGAGCGTAGCATGGATGAACTTAACATCGAGGATATAGAGTCGTTCTCCGTATTGAAGGATGCCTCGGCAACCGCCATCTACGGTTCGCGCGGTGCCAACGGCGTGATCCTGATCAATACCAAGCGCGGTTCGGAAGGCAAGGTGGAGGTGAACGTCAAGAGCGAGTACACCTGGACCACCCGCACCAAGACACCCCGGTTTGTGGACGGGCTCACCTACGCCTCCATGGCCAACGAGGCCCGCACTACCCGCAACCAGAAAGCGGTATATAACGACTATGAGCTGATGATGATTGCCGATCAGCTCGACCCCGACATCTATCCCAACGTCAACTGGATGGATCTGCTGCTCAAGGATGGCGCACCCACCTACCGCGCCTCCATCAGTGCCAAGGGCGGTGGCTCCAAGGCACGTTACTACCTCTCGGGCAGCTTCCTCGATGAAGGAGGTATGTACAATGTCGACAAGACCATGAAGGAGTACAACACCAACGCCAACTACCAGCGTTACAACTACCGCCTCAACATGGACATGAACATCACCACCTCCACGCTGATCCAAGTGGGTATCGGCGGAGCCCTGGAGAAGTCGAACCATGCAGGTACCACCTCAGACAACATCTGGTACTCCATCTTCGGTTACAACCCCATCTCCACGCCGGTATACTACACCAACGGCTATGTGCCGGTGATCCAGCAGGAGGAGTCGGAGATGCTTGAGCGGCGTTACAACCCCTGGATTGCCGCCACGCAGACCGGTTACAGCGAGATCTGGCAGAACACCATCAACTCCAACATCACGCTCGACCAGAAACTGGACTTCATCACCGAGGGTCTGAAGTTTATCGGGCGGTTCGGTTACGACACCTATAACTACAACTACATCCAGCGGCGGAAGAACCCCGAGATGTGGCGTGCCGAGCGTCAGCGCGACACCAACGGAAACATTGTCTTCAACCGGATGGTGCCCGAGCGTCTGCTGGCGCAATACTCCTCGGCCAGTGGCGACCGGAAGGAGTTCATCGAGGCGGAGGTCTCCTATGGCCGCACCTTCGACGCCCACAACGTGGGTAGCGTGCTGAAGTACACGCAGGACAACTATGTCAACACCTCCAGCATCGGTGGCGACATCATGGCAGGCATCGCCCGCCGCCATCAGGGTCTGGCCGGTAACTTCTCCTATGGCTACATGAACCGCTACCTGCTCAACTACAACTTCGGCTACAACGGTTCCGAAAACTTCGCCAAGGGGCACCAGTTCGGCTTCTTCCCCTCCTATTCGGCTGCGTGGAATGTGGCTGAAGAGCCGTTTGTGCAGGAGCGTATCGACTGGCTCGGCATGCTCAAGATCCGCTACTCTTACGGTGAGGTGGGAACCGACAACTCTACCTCCCGCTTCCCCTACCTGGCCGATTTTGGCAACTACAGCCGGAGCACGCCGGCAGGCAGCGAGGAGATCGGCTACAACTGGGGCGACCTGAACAGTCCCTTCCGCTATCCCGGTCTTACCTATACCCGGGTATCCTCCAACAACGTCACCTGGGAGATTGCCAAGAAGCATGACCTGGGTCTCGACCTCTACCTCTGGGGCGACAAGTTCGGCCTGACGGTAGACTACTTCAACGAGCGGCGCGACGGTATCTATATGGTTCGCTCCTATCTGCCCGACATGGTGGGTATCCAGGGGCAGAACCCCTCGGCCAACATCGGAAGTGTGAAGAACAACGGTTTCGACGGAAACTTCAAGCTCGACCATAAGATCGGCGAGGTATCGATGCAGGTCCGCGGTAACTTCACCTACAGCCGCAACGAGATCACCGAGGCCGACGAGCTGGTGAACCGCTATCCCTACCTCCGCCGGACCGGTTTCCGGGTAGACCAGGCCAAGGGATTGATTGCCCTCGGTCTCTTCAAGGATTATGAGGATATCCGCAACAGCCCCCGTCAGGACTTCGGCAACGCCATGGACGTGATGCCCGGTGACATCAAGTATAAGGATATCAACGGCGACGGTATCGTCAACGACGACGACGTAGTGCCCATCGGCGCCACCACCCGTCCCAACCTGATCTACGGTTTCGGCGTTTCGGCCAACTGGCACGGATTTGACTTCAATGTTCACATGCAGGGTGCCGGCAAGTCCCACTTCTTTATCAACGGCTTCACCGTCTATCCCTTCATCAACGGCGAATGGGGCAACATCTTGGCTGACATGGCAGAAGGCAACCGCTGGATTCTGGGTGTCAACGAGGATCCCAATGCCGATTATCCCCGTCTCAGCTACGGTGGCAACGCCAACAACTACCGTCCCTCCACCTACTGGTTGCGCGACGGCTCCTATCTGCGCCTGAAGACGCTGGAGGTGGGTTACACCCTCCC
- a CDS encoding IS4 family transposase: MPIYKSNSILSEISVFFKKDDSNSALFTLTDMLKGFNMSEKVLFGSRSKCNSKYSLLQVLELLIMFPCFMIKNPYNYCRSSLSGFFGCEKDVFYRFVNNEIYDWRKILYHFTIQIWNKVRVRSDHKHQTVCLMVDDTDFPKTGRRIENIGRVYSHLGHKTILGFKSLFLGITDGKSQFILDFAILGEKGRKNNFSMSDKELESRFTKDRDEASPVVTRAKEYGESKIQLMITMIKRAINKGIRFDYLLADSWFTCSEVIRFIRARHIKCHYLGMIKIGKKGVTRYGFEGKELTARALINLLEARGEARRSRKLGCQYITADVRFAGTDVRLYFVKRKKESWNGIMTTNLSLEFLEAYRIYAMRWSLEVFFKETKGLLGMGKCQSRNFAAQLAATTITALQYNLLSLAKRFTSYETIGGIFRDVQHSGMELSVTERIWGIILEMVKIMTGIFSIEEEEIFDAIINKSDNLAHFINFYELKPAS, from the coding sequence ATGCCGATATACAAAAGTAACTCCATTTTATCAGAAATCAGCGTTTTTTTCAAGAAAGATGATTCAAACAGTGCCCTTTTTACCCTGACGGATATGCTAAAAGGTTTCAACATGTCGGAGAAGGTCCTCTTCGGGAGCAGGAGCAAATGCAACAGCAAGTATTCCCTGCTGCAGGTGCTCGAGTTGCTGATTATGTTCCCCTGTTTCATGATCAAGAATCCTTACAATTATTGTCGATCATCCCTAAGCGGCTTCTTTGGCTGCGAAAAGGATGTTTTCTACCGTTTCGTAAACAACGAAATTTATGATTGGCGCAAGATACTCTACCACTTCACCATTCAAATATGGAACAAGGTTCGCGTGAGAAGTGACCACAAGCATCAAACTGTTTGCCTGATGGTGGACGATACCGACTTTCCCAAAACGGGAAGGCGTATTGAAAACATCGGTAGGGTCTATTCCCACCTGGGACACAAGACGATCCTTGGTTTCAAATCTCTCTTTCTGGGCATCACGGATGGCAAGAGCCAGTTCATCCTCGACTTCGCCATCCTCGGGGAGAAGGGCAGGAAGAACAACTTCAGCATGAGCGACAAGGAGCTCGAATCGCGGTTTACCAAGGATAGAGATGAAGCGTCCCCCGTTGTAACGCGGGCAAAAGAGTACGGGGAGAGCAAGATCCAGTTGATGATAACCATGATAAAGCGAGCCATTAACAAGGGCATCCGCTTTGACTACCTGCTTGCCGACAGCTGGTTCACCTGCTCGGAGGTGATTCGCTTCATACGTGCCCGGCACATCAAGTGCCATTACCTGGGTATGATCAAGATCGGGAAGAAGGGAGTTACCAGGTACGGTTTTGAAGGGAAGGAACTCACCGCCCGGGCACTGATCAATCTGCTTGAAGCCAGGGGTGAAGCCAGAAGGAGCCGCAAGCTTGGTTGTCAGTATATTACCGCTGACGTTCGCTTTGCAGGCACAGATGTACGTCTCTATTTTGTGAAGAGAAAAAAGGAGTCCTGGAATGGAATAATGACGACCAACCTCTCCCTGGAGTTCCTGGAAGCCTATCGGATTTATGCCATGCGTTGGTCCCTCGAGGTCTTCTTCAAGGAAACCAAGGGGTTGCTGGGTATGGGCAAGTGTCAATCCCGGAACTTCGCGGCGCAGCTTGCCGCAACCACGATCACGGCATTGCAATACAATTTGCTTTCCCTGGCCAAAAGGTTCACCAGTTATGAGACCATTGGCGGAATCTTCAGGGATGTGCAACACTCTGGCATGGAGCTCTCCGTAACGGAGAGGATATGGGGCATTATCCTTGAAATGGTGAAAATCATGACCGGGATCTTCTCCATTGAAGAGGAAGAGATCTTCGATGCAATCATTAACAAATCGGATAATCTGGCTCACTTTATCAACTTTTATGAACTAAAACCGGCAAGTTAG
- a CDS encoding RNA polymerase sigma factor, translating into MKTKSSFENRLLGLQDNMFNFALTLTADREDAKDLLQETTLRVLDNREKYYENVNFKGWVFTIMHNIFVNNYRKIVRSQTIIDKTENLYHLNLPQDSGFNTPDGAYTIKEINKAIASFTDEYKVPFSMHVSGYKYEEIAQQLGLPIGTVKSRIFFARKRLQEMLKDFRYYTE; encoded by the coding sequence ATGAAGACAAAAAGCTCTTTCGAAAACAGATTGCTCGGTTTGCAAGACAATATGTTTAACTTCGCACTGACGTTGACAGCAGATCGTGAGGATGCAAAAGATCTTTTGCAGGAAACAACCCTCCGAGTTTTGGATAACCGGGAGAAATATTATGAGAATGTCAATTTCAAGGGATGGGTTTTCACCATCATGCACAATATATTTGTAAACAATTACCGCAAAATTGTCAGGAGCCAGACCATCATCGACAAGACGGAGAACCTCTATCACCTGAACCTGCCGCAAGACTCCGGTTTCAACACTCCCGACGGTGCCTACACCATCAAGGAGATCAACAAGGCGATTGCCAGTTTTACCGATGAGTACAAGGTGCCTTTCTCGATGCATGTTTCAGGATATAAGTATGAGGAGATCGCCCAACAGTTGGGTCTGCCCATCGGAACGGTAAAAAGCCGCATCTTTTTTGCCCGTAAACGTTTGCAGGAGATGCTGAAAGATTTCAGGTACTACACCGAATAA
- a CDS encoding IPT/TIG domain-containing protein, with the protein MFRESTYCFVRMLLLSLIVSVAIIGCSDEGGYEGPKKVEATDPSKPITFTDFFPKKGSVRTLIFCEGSNFGTDISKIEVIIGGVPAPVIGSSGTRICAMVPRRSERGDVMVRIMDQSGRLQKEYTFDEKFTLNSALQVNTLTGKIDPQTNSSSIVNGTFEEAEFQNPWWLEFDVDEEGNKIIYCIDEENLAALRKINLTTREVSTVFMKGQAGVHQVKSMLFDTPTRDTLFLVDDNGRGNWNDRHQMPNMFYALRSEGFRKVYPYLYGQCSYSAVSMQDGTIFYNTWETSMVYKARQIYDAPSGMWDGKALFSVKSNSNDHVFMFRHPEDLYVYMTGFNGIYRCAYDREKKELVSSVLHVGDIGGGSGYVDAPGTSARFNRPRQGVFVKNKEYVAQGKEDVYDFYVCDHYNHAIRKITPDGEVSTFAGRGSVGIDGKVEGWIDGDARATARFWDPTGICYDEEEEVFYVADRSNKRIRTISVE; encoded by the coding sequence ATGTTCAGAGAAAGCACCTATTGTTTTGTCCGAATGTTGCTCCTCAGCCTAATTGTGTCCGTGGCAATCATCGGATGCAGTGACGAGGGCGGTTATGAGGGTCCGAAAAAGGTTGAAGCAACCGACCCCTCCAAACCGATAACATTCACCGATTTCTTCCCGAAGAAGGGAAGTGTGCGCACCTTGATCTTTTGTGAAGGGAGCAATTTCGGCACCGACATTTCGAAGATTGAAGTGATTATCGGTGGCGTGCCTGCTCCCGTGATCGGTTCGTCGGGTACCAGAATCTGTGCGATGGTTCCCCGCCGTTCCGAACGTGGCGATGTGATGGTCCGGATCATGGACCAGTCTGGCAGACTCCAGAAGGAGTATACATTTGATGAGAAATTCACCCTCAACTCGGCACTGCAGGTCAACACCCTCACCGGTAAGATAGATCCGCAGACCAACTCGTCGAGCATTGTCAACGGCACCTTCGAGGAGGCCGAGTTCCAGAACCCCTGGTGGCTGGAGTTCGATGTCGACGAGGAGGGCAACAAGATCATCTACTGTATCGATGAGGAGAACCTGGCAGCGTTGCGGAAGATCAACCTCACTACCCGCGAAGTCTCTACCGTCTTCATGAAAGGTCAGGCAGGTGTGCATCAGGTGAAGTCGATGCTGTTCGACACCCCCACGCGCGACACCCTCTTCCTGGTGGATGACAACGGCCGTGGCAACTGGAACGACCGCCATCAGATGCCCAATATGTTCTATGCCCTGCGCAGCGAAGGTTTCCGCAAGGTCTATCCCTATCTCTACGGTCAATGTTCCTATTCGGCCGTCTCCATGCAGGATGGCACCATCTTCTACAACACCTGGGAGACCTCGATGGTCTACAAGGCCCGTCAGATCTATGATGCTCCCAGCGGGATGTGGGACGGGAAGGCGCTCTTCAGCGTCAAAAGCAACTCCAACGACCATGTCTTCATGTTCCGTCACCCCGAGGACCTCTATGTCTACATGACCGGTTTCAACGGCATCTACCGTTGTGCCTATGACAGGGAGAAGAAGGAGCTGGTGTCGTCGGTACTCCATGTGGGTGATATCGGCGGCGGGTCTGGCTATGTGGACGCGCCGGGTACATCCGCCCGTTTCAACCGTCCCCGTCAGGGCGTCTTCGTGAAGAACAAGGAGTATGTGGCCCAGGGCAAGGAGGATGTCTACGATTTCTATGTCTGCGATCACTACAACCATGCCATCCGGAAAATTACACCCGATGGCGAGGTGAGCACGTTTGCCGGTAGGGGCAGCGTCGGGATCGACGGTAAGGTGGAGGGCTGGATCGACGGTGATGCCCGTGCCACGGCCCGTTTTTGGGATCCAACAGGTATCTGCTACGATGAAGAGGAAGAGGTCTTCTACGTGGCCGATCGCAGCAACAAGCGAATCAGGACCATCTCGGTAGAATAA
- a CDS encoding calcium/sodium antiporter, producing the protein MEVVWLLVSLVILYFGAEWLVSGASSFAARLGVSPLIIGLTIVSMGTSAPELVVSVKAAMNGQSALSIGNVLGSNLFNVGVILGISALIYPLAIKRQLLKFDAPVMVLTAVLFFVLFLDGKISYPEALIFVFLFLAYMAYLFVTSLKNKHRAGEGDEVIKQYKHWAIDVLLIGVGLVGLVYGSNLLVDNAIVIAQKLGMSEALIGLTIVAAGTSMPELATSVVAALKKRSDIAIGNVVGSNIFNLLLILGVAGLIHPIDTPDINLADSLFVVGISLLLWFFMKIGTRIRRWQGVIFLVIYLIYFFIKFSAL; encoded by the coding sequence ATGGAAGTTGTTTGGTTATTGGTTTCACTCGTCATACTCTATTTCGGTGCCGAATGGCTAGTCTCCGGTGCCTCCTCGTTTGCCGCGAGGCTGGGAGTCTCCCCCCTGATCATCGGGCTGACCATTGTTTCCATGGGGACGAGCGCTCCCGAGCTTGTGGTTAGCGTAAAAGCCGCGATGAACGGGCAGAGCGCCTTGTCGATTGGAAATGTCCTGGGCTCCAACCTGTTTAACGTCGGAGTCATTTTGGGCATTTCGGCGCTCATCTATCCGCTGGCCATCAAGAGGCAGCTGTTAAAGTTCGACGCTCCGGTGATGGTGCTCACGGCGGTACTGTTCTTCGTGTTGTTCCTCGACGGAAAAATTTCCTATCCCGAAGCCTTGATCTTCGTGTTCCTCTTTTTGGCCTACATGGCCTATCTTTTTGTCACTTCGCTGAAAAACAAACACCGGGCCGGCGAGGGCGACGAAGTCATCAAGCAATACAAGCATTGGGCGATCGACGTGCTGTTGATTGGGGTGGGTCTTGTGGGACTGGTTTACGGTTCAAACCTGTTGGTGGACAATGCCATTGTCATCGCCCAGAAATTAGGCATGTCGGAAGCCTTGATCGGGCTGACCATTGTCGCTGCCGGCACCAGCATGCCCGAGCTGGCCACGTCGGTGGTGGCCGCCCTGAAGAAACGTTCAGATATTGCGATCGGAAATGTGGTGGGCTCCAATATCTTCAACCTGCTCCTGATCCTGGGTGTTGCCGGCCTGATCCATCCGATAGATACTCCGGATATCAATCTGGCAGACAGTCTCTTTGTCGTCGGGATCAGCCTTCTGCTCTGGTTTTTCATGAAGATCGGCACCCGGATCAGACGTTGGCAGGGAGTAATCTTCCTGGTCATCTACCTGATCTATTTCTTCATCAAATTCTCGGCATTGTAA